GGTGTCACGCACTCGCCACCAAGAAAATCGAGCGGGTAGAACCGAATTCCGAGAAATCCCTCTTCATCAACTCCACTGTTCGACTCCCTTGCAAGAAAAGGAATTGACTCATTCCCCAAGGTAATCAAAACACCGCCCCTTTCGACCCATTGGAGTGCAAGAAGAGCGAACTCCGTTCCATTGGGAACCCCTCCAGCAAGAACGACGGTCGCAGGACTGCCGGAGAAGACTTCTAGCAAGGGTTCAAACGGGACAATCGAGACCTCGATCTCGGCGTTCATAAGATCGAACTCCGCACGCAAGTGATCATACAGGCCGTGAATGCACCTTGAAAGGTAGACGTCGACGTATCTGGGATCATCGAACAGGAGAATCCGGTCGAACCTCATTTTAGAAATCGGGAAGCTCGCGACATTGAAACTTCCATAAACCCCCGGAGCACTAATTGCGTATGAGACATTGAGTTGAACTTGCTCATCCACTAAGGCCTCAACATTGAGATCGATATGGAGCTTTGTGATACCGCCCTGGACGAAAGCACCGCCTAGGAAAAGGAAAAGGACGAAGAGCGAGAACAGAATATGAGCTAGTTTCATTCCCTTCCTCCTTTCATTGGGACCAATCGGTTCCAAATCCGATCTACGAAGTCGTATTTCTTTGGAAGTAAGATTGAGAGGATCGTGAGGCCGCCGAGCATCGCCGAAGCGATGACGAGCGATTCCCTCGAGAAGATTCCTGCGGTCGTGTAGTAATTTATGATCGCTGTGTTGAGAAACTCGAGGTCCACAAGGTTGCTATAAGCCGCCGCGGGATAGATCAGAGCGTATGCAGACTGAAGCCAAATGAAATAGAGAAGGGCGAGAACCGTTAAGAGGTAAAGCTTCCTCTCGTAGCGTTTGTCGTCGACAAGAGCGATCAGCAGCATTGGAAATATCCAGAGCATGTGTTGGGGATTTGTGACAGGCTGCAGGAACAGGATGAGGGCGATCACGGCGATATTACCGAGAGTCATTGACCTCAATTCGTCCAGCTCTTTGTTAGCGTATTGCCTTACGATGAGAGCGGACACGAGGAAAATCAGAATAATCATGAGAATGAAGACGAAGGTTGGAAGCCCGATCACACTTGGCAAGATATCTGGTAAGAGGCCTTCACTGGGAAGGGCAGGAACAAAAAACCAGAAATTCAACCCACCATAGCTTGTTGATCCCGTCCTCCTGAAGATGAAGTCGAGCATTTTGTCAGAGGTCAGGAAAAAGGGGAGGACGGCGATCAAACTTATCAGTCCTCCGACCACCATTGCATAGAATCCTCTGAGTCTCAGGAGACTCGCCTGTACACATCGACTATCAAACTCCCTCGAGAAGAGGAACGTTAGGTAAAAAATAAAGAGGTAAATTGGATAGATTTTAAGAAAGACGCCAATACCAAGTGCCAGACCTGCGAAAAAGTATTCGCGACGGTAGAAATTGATGAGCGCGATCACAGTCATGAATGCTGGCAACACGTCTATTTGGCCTGCGACAGAGCTGATCCAAATAACGAGCGGATTGAGAAACCAGAGGACAAACACCTTCTCCGCCAAGTCCTTACCCTTTCTCTCGCGCACGAATCGATAAAGTGTGATGCCCAGCAGAAGATCTGAAATGATCAGGGGTAGCTTGAAGGACAGGTTGAAAAGGGGATGGGTCACAAAAGGGACAAGCATCCCAGTAGTCTGCGCAACCCCAACCATAGAATACTGGATGGAGCCGAAGTCCGACGGGTCAAGAAATAGCGAGAGCATCGCGATGAAGGGATAAGATATAATGACGGAAAGAGGGGGGTAGGACAGGTAAGCGTGGCCATAAACGCCCAACCCAGCCAGCTTGTCGACCGATGCCTTGTAAAAAGGATAGATATCGTATGGACAGGAGGTCCACGGCGCCACGATCAACCTCACGATCAGACCGACGAGAATGATTAATAGAAGATTGCGTACACCGCCAAAGCGCAGTGGAAAAAGGGATGTGGTTTTCCGGCTGATCGTTGCTGAGAAGGCGCTAGTCTTCAACTGGCTCTCTCCCTCCCACAACGAATTTCAGGCCATCGATGATTCCCCGAATGTAGGCGAGATAGGCCCCCCTTATCTTCTGCAATGCGATCATGAAGAAGTAATAAGGGAAACGGATTGCAAATTGTCCGATGATGCATGTGATAAATTTTCCACCTTTGATCCTCTTCGAGGTCAAAATAAACATGTTCCTCGCGTAGTGGTACGCTCTGAACGGCGTCATAAGATTTGACCCGGCAACCCCTGTAGAACTCGAAACTTCGTGATAAACCACTGACGAGGGTATGTACCACGATTCGTAACCTCGCTCTGCAGCGCGCAGACAAAAATCGAGGTCTTCCGCGTAGATATCATAATCCTGGTCGAAAAGCCCCACTTCCTCGAAAACTTCTCTCCGAACGAGCATTGCACACCCTGTCACGAAATCTACTTTCTCATCTATCTGATCGCCATCGTCCTCCGAGTCCATCATCGGATGCCTGCTGTATCCCAACCACTCATTGAATTCGCCACCAGCGTACCAGATTCTTCTCCCATCTGGATAGAGGATCTTCGGCCCAACGATACCGGCATTCTGATGGCGTTCCATGCCTTTAAGAAGTTCAGTGATGAAGCCACGCGACCCGTAGGCATCGTTGTTGATGACTAGGATAAAAGACGGCCTGCTTTCCATTGCTTTGGATATACCAAAATTGATCCCCTTTACGTAACCAAGATTCTTGCCCATCTCAAAGACAAAAGCGTCTGGAACCTCTCGCCTAATAAGGTCAATGTCATTGCCATTAGACCCGTTATCGACAACATAGATCGTGATATCTTCGACCCCCCCTTCTTTTAATGACTTGATGCACCGTACCGTCTCGAGGGGTTTATTCCAGTTAACAGTAACCGCAGTGATCGATGAGGAGGATCGCATTGACAACGCATCGCTAATTATTCTATTAACTTCTTTGCCATTTTTTGGCAACGAAGGCGCAGACTATTTTAGCAGGGAGGATCAATATTTTTACTAATGATGATGAAGCAATTCGAAATTTATGTGCAAAACAGGCCCGGAGAAGTGGCCTGGATTGCGGAGATTCTGGCGAAAAACTCGGTGAACATCCGCGGGATTTCGACCGACCTCGGCTCGAATCGGCCGATGATCCGCGTCATCACCGACGATGAGAACAGTGCAAGAAGCGCTCTGAAAAATGCAGGGCTCGAGTTTTCCGAGCGAGAAGTGCTTGTTGTTTCCCTGAGCGACAAACCAGGGGAGCTCGCAAAGTTGACAAAAAAGTTGGCGAGAGCGGGCATAAACATCGAGTCGATTTTCATTCTCGGTGCGAGAACACCGAAGGAAGAAATTGCGATAGGCGTCGACCAGCCGGAAAAAGCTGCGGAAGTGCTGGCCAAGTATACGTCTTGAACAACACCACGATATAAATCCTCATTTTCTATTTCGCTTTACTGATATAATAACGATAGCGAAGACAATGAAACCTCCCCCGACCCAAGTGGCAATGGTCGGAATTTCCTGCAAAATGAGGAAGGCGAAGACCATGGCGAAAACGATCTCGAGTAGGAGGATGATTGAGGCGATCGTCGCGCCCATTCCTTTCAGCCCGTAATTGTATAGAAGGAAGGCGAGGCCCGTGCAAATGATTCCGGTGTAAACCGCACTCATACCACCAGACAAATCGACTTGATAATCCCCGGTGAATATCAAGGTTAAAGGAACTAGAATGATCGTCGTTACCAGAATCACAGCACAGGTAACGAGAAGGACATCATGCTCCCTCATGAGAACCTTTTTCTGATAAACGATGTAGAACGCCCAGAGAACACCAGCGCAGAAGACCATTGCATTGCCGAGGAAACTCCCAGTGAAGATTGCTGATAGATCGCCGTTCGTCGAGACGATCACCACGCCAACAAGACCACTCACAAGACCTATGACAACCTTCTTGGAGATCTCTTCGGCAAGAACGAAAAAGGCAATGATGGCGACGAAGACCACATTAATGTCGATGAGAAGCACGGCATTCGTCGCGCTCGTCATTGTCATACCTAGGTGCTGCAGTTCCAGCGCAACGGCATTGAATCCCGCGATCCCCCATACGAGCTTGTCATTGAAAATCCGCCAGCTGAATCTCTTTGACACTGCCAAGACAAAAAGGAGTACGACTGATGCGAGGACGAACCGTAGGAACGAAAAAAGGAACGGGTCGATATGTTCGACGCCGATCTTCGCTGAGACGAATGATGTACCCCAGATGAAGCTCGATGCGATGAGGGCCGCTTCGTGTTTCGCGTTCACCCAGCGGCAATCCCTGCAGAACTATTTAACCGAAGCGCTCGAATCAATCGCGCCGAGTCGCTCGGCTCACTCTTCTGTGGCGCCCTCTAGTGAACGGGGACCCTTGATCTCGATGCCGTCGCCCAGGACGCTTCTCACAATTCTTGCGCCAGGTCCGATCACGCATCCCTCCCCGAGGATGCTTTCACTGATCACACAGTTGTTTGAAATGTGGCATCGGCCCAATACCAAGGAGTTGACAATTTCGCTCCCATCACCAATCATGCTCTCTTTTCCGATTACCGATGAAGAGATGACGCAACCTTCGCCGAGAGCGACATCCCGCCCGACATAGGAGCTGCCGACGATCTTCGCACTTCCCTTGACAAAACGATCGCCCGATGGCACCAATCCATCCCGAAAATGTGCTTGCGTCCGATCCGCCATCTTGATATTCGCCTCTAAGAGGTCAAAGGGCCTTCCGATATCCTTCCAGAATCCGGGGATCCTAAAGCCAAACAATTTCCTTTCTGCCGCAAGGAGCCTCGGAAATAGATTCCTCGAGAAGTCGAACTTTTCACCGAAAGGTATCTCCGCCAGGACCTCTTTTTTCAACACGTAAATACCAGCGTTAATGAGGTTCGAAAAGACCTCTTGTGGGGAGGGCTTTTCCTTGAACTTCAAAATCCGTCCTTGATCATCTAGACCGACGATGCCAAACTCCTCAGGTCTTTCCACCTGTGTAAGGGCGATTGTGACATCAGCCTCGTGACGCTCGTGGAACTCGATGAGCGACTTTATGTCGACGTCTGCGAGCACGTCCCCGCTCGCGACGACAAAAGTCTCGTCAAGCTTTTCTTCCAAGAGCTTAACAGCGCCAGCAGTTCCCATCGGCTCCTCTTCAAAAGAATAGATGATACGGGCACCGAGTCTCTCGCCATTCCCAATTGCAGCGACAACATCTGCCGACCTATATGAACATGTCAAAAAAATATCACTGATGCCGGCCCTCGACAAAGATTCGATCACGTATTCGAGACAGGGCCTGTCGAGAATCGGTAGCAAAGGCTTCGGCCTCGTGTTCGTCAGTGGCTTCAACCTCGTGCCCTCGCCACCAGCGAGTACGACTGCCTGGTCAATCCTCCGCATCAACTCATCTCCGAGACGAACGTTTCAAAACGGATATACACGGAAGTAATAAAAAGGTGGCATAATGAAACCATGTCGGACGATCCATTTAACCGATATCGTTTTCGATAAGGATCTCTCAATCCTCGCTGACGATCAAATTGACACCAAGACCTGGAGATCCGCTCGTATACAGTCTACCATCCCTGAACTCGACGCCATTGGTC
This DNA window, taken from Methanomassiliicoccales archaeon, encodes the following:
- a CDS encoding glycosyltransferase family 87 protein, which codes for MKTSAFSATISRKTTSLFPLRFGGVRNLLLIILVGLIVRLIVAPWTSCPYDIYPFYKASVDKLAGLGVYGHAYLSYPPLSVIISYPFIAMLSLFLDPSDFGSIQYSMVGVAQTTGMLVPFVTHPLFNLSFKLPLIISDLLLGITLYRFVRERKGKDLAEKVFVLWFLNPLVIWISSVAGQIDVLPAFMTVIALINFYRREYFFAGLALGIGVFLKIYPIYLFIFYLTFLFSREFDSRCVQASLLRLRGFYAMVVGGLISLIAVLPFFLTSDKMLDFIFRRTGSTSYGGLNFWFFVPALPSEGLLPDILPSVIGLPTFVFILMIILIFLVSALIVRQYANKELDELRSMTLGNIAVIALILFLQPVTNPQHMLWIFPMLLIALVDDKRYERKLYLLTVLALLYFIWLQSAYALIYPAAAYSNLVDLEFLNTAIINYYTTAGIFSRESLVIASAMLGGLTILSILLPKKYDFVDRIWNRLVPMKGGRE
- a CDS encoding glycosyltransferase family 2 protein — encoded protein: MPKNGKEVNRIISDALSMRSSSSITAVTVNWNKPLETVRCIKSLKEGGVEDITIYVVDNGSNGNDIDLIRREVPDAFVFEMGKNLGYVKGINFGISKAMESRPSFILVINNDAYGSRGFITELLKGMERHQNAGIVGPKILYPDGRRIWYAGGEFNEWLGYSRHPMMDSEDDGDQIDEKVDFVTGCAMLVRREVFEEVGLFDQDYDIYAEDLDFCLRAAERGYESWYIPSSVVYHEVSSSTGVAGSNLMTPFRAYHYARNMFILTSKRIKGGKFITCIIGQFAIRFPYYFFMIALQKIRGAYLAYIRGIIDGLKFVVGGREPVED
- a CDS encoding ACT domain-containing protein, yielding MMKQFEIYVQNRPGEVAWIAEILAKNSVNIRGISTDLGSNRPMIRVITDDENSARSALKNAGLEFSEREVLVVSLSDKPGELAKLTKKLARAGINIESIFILGARTPKEEIAIGVDQPEKAAEVLAKYTS
- a CDS encoding EamA family transporter: MNAKHEAALIASSFIWGTSFVSAKIGVEHIDPFLFSFLRFVLASVVLLFVLAVSKRFSWRIFNDKLVWGIAGFNAVALELQHLGMTMTSATNAVLLIDINVVFVAIIAFFVLAEEISKKVVIGLVSGLVGVVIVSTNGDLSAIFTGSFLGNAMVFCAGVLWAFYIVYQKKVLMREHDVLLVTCAVILVTTIILVPLTLIFTGDYQVDLSGGMSAVYTGIICTGLAFLLYNYGLKGMGATIASIILLLEIVFAMVFAFLILQEIPTIATWVGGGFIVFAIVIISVKRNRK
- a CDS encoding NDP-sugar synthase produces the protein MRRIDQAVVLAGGEGTRLKPLTNTRPKPLLPILDRPCLEYVIESLSRAGISDIFLTCSYRSADVVAAIGNGERLGARIIYSFEEEPMGTAGAVKLLEEKLDETFVVASGDVLADVDIKSLIEFHERHEADVTIALTQVERPEEFGIVGLDDQGRILKFKEKPSPQEVFSNLINAGIYVLKKEVLAEIPFGEKFDFSRNLFPRLLAAERKLFGFRIPGFWKDIGRPFDLLEANIKMADRTQAHFRDGLVPSGDRFVKGSAKIVGSSYVGRDVALGEGCVISSSVIGKESMIGDGSEIVNSLVLGRCHISNNCVISESILGEGCVIGPGARIVRSVLGDGIEIKGPRSLEGATEE